Proteins encoded together in one candidate division WOR-3 bacterium window:
- a CDS encoding PorV/PorQ family protein, with protein MFALLLFSLLINFGWGDAGSTAFPLLRVPLGARPCALGEAFTGAADDINSIYFNTAGLGYIADIQLALAHQEWFADIQDENFSFTVPLGPGTLGIAGVLSMMRNIENWYSGASYPETIALASGYAAAAYGVKVGDAFALGVGAKGLYDALPDDNVGRGVCFDLGFLYRGKGGLRAGIAVQNLGPGMRYGAERFALPLGVRAGVSYKINRVRSRLSGLQVLFDANAALGGFPDFHIGMEYPLYEILFCRIGYRLGPQDYRTLSPWAGVTAGVGLAREQWALDYAYVPYGELGATHRITIRTGFARPSYGRIRIRVTELGTGLPIARAHFTIEGTHFGQSYTESNGIFVVDGVQTGWVKIVVDADSFFPQSESLFVEPRETHTVNFVLRRAGYGSFWGGVYSERSRRPIAANVHYCGPDSGTVETNNIEGSFVIRKLAAGFYQLQIIPLDSGYVAISDSFTIVSGTLLSRTFLLKERVTSVAPDTTDSNDEQGNNLIKQ; from the coding sequence ATGTTTGCTTTGTTGTTATTCTCGCTCCTGATTAATTTCGGCTGGGGCGATGCGGGCAGTACCGCATTCCCTTTGCTTCGGGTGCCGTTAGGTGCTCGTCCCTGTGCACTGGGTGAGGCGTTTACTGGTGCGGCGGATGATATCAATTCAATTTACTTCAATACGGCTGGTCTGGGATACATCGCTGATATACAACTTGCATTAGCCCATCAGGAGTGGTTTGCCGATATCCAGGATGAAAATTTTAGTTTTACAGTGCCTTTAGGACCGGGAACGCTGGGAATCGCCGGCGTGCTGTCAATGATGCGCAATATCGAAAACTGGTATTCCGGGGCGAGTTATCCGGAGACAATCGCCCTTGCCAGCGGTTATGCCGCAGCGGCTTATGGGGTGAAAGTGGGTGATGCGTTTGCTTTGGGAGTTGGGGCGAAGGGGCTTTACGATGCTTTACCCGATGATAATGTCGGGCGTGGAGTATGTTTTGACCTGGGGTTTTTATACCGTGGTAAAGGCGGTTTGCGTGCCGGTATTGCGGTTCAGAATCTTGGCCCGGGGATGAGGTACGGTGCCGAGCGATTCGCACTGCCACTCGGGGTGCGGGCTGGAGTGAGTTATAAAATAAACCGAGTTCGGTCGCGTTTGTCTGGGCTGCAGGTGCTGTTTGATGCTAATGCTGCGCTGGGAGGTTTCCCGGATTTCCATATCGGTATGGAGTATCCGCTTTATGAAATTCTTTTCTGCCGCATCGGTTACCGTTTGGGACCGCAGGATTACCGGACGCTTTCACCCTGGGCAGGTGTTACGGCCGGCGTCGGTCTGGCACGGGAACAATGGGCACTCGATTATGCTTATGTTCCCTACGGAGAGTTAGGGGCGACTCATCGCATAACGATTCGTACAGGTTTTGCCCGACCCAGTTACGGCAGAATTAGAATCCGTGTTACCGAATTAGGTACCGGCTTACCGATTGCCCGTGCCCATTTTACCATTGAAGGAACACATTTCGGACAGTCCTATACCGAGTCGAACGGTATATTTGTCGTTGATGGGGTGCAGACCGGCTGGGTGAAGATTGTGGTTGACGCGGACAGTTTTTTCCCGCAAAGTGAATCACTTTTTGTTGAGCCCCGGGAAACCCATACGGTCAATTTTGTGTTGCGGCGGGCAGGGTACGGTTCGTTCTGGGGTGGAGTTTACAGTGAGAGGAGCAGAAGGCCCATCGCGGCAAATGTCCACTATTGCGGTCCGGATTCCGGGACCGTAGAGACCAATAACATTGAGGGGAGTTTTGTCATTCGCAAACTGGCGGCGGGTTTTTATCAACTCCAGATAATTCCCTTAGACAGTGGTTATGTTGCGATTTCCGATTCGTTCACAATTGTGTCGGGTACGCTGCTGTCGCGTACTTTTTTATTGAAGGAGCGGGTGACATCTGTGGCGCCTGATACCACCGATAGCAATGATGAACAGGGAAACAATTTGATAAAACAGTAA
- the mfd gene encoding transcription-repair coupling factor, with the protein MPPSHFMEEIREKFASDPDLDNLIRKLQPGIRVAVGTPPPAVQALLAGTVAHRLQKPTVLVCADEAGAHTAFQDIRTLYPDTEVVLFNINSLAAVEGLKRIGAKSAVVVAVASELVAPAPEWATENGIVKLEPGFGIGLNFLVQWLEDAGYERVDLVTEPGEYAVRGGIVDVYGENRELPLRVEFADDVVVSLREFEPLSQRSRQTLEQAVLFTRQPPGFGMRPAASLLPAEAVFIGSGNEMLGSGTIEFVESGVGEDLGYQPAPNYMGNLKLLQEEVDQSDDEYFIVAVSEHHRRRLESLLGDKPRYLVGGLSCGFVNSRRGWVVLTEREIYGAPVGRLIRRRFKGVPIDNLLTLRPGDYVVHIDYGVGIFTGTKRLVQSGVEKDYLVIEYEGKDRVYVPVENLGLIDRYIGANDEAPKLDRLGGRSWLLAKAKAARASAAYAEELLETYARRATAHTTPLVADSPWLAELEASFPYEETPDQLKALDEVQKDLARTKPMDRLVCGDVGFGKTEIALRAAFQTVVNFKQVALLAPTTVLCYQHYHTFRRRLERFPVRVEMLSRFVSPAQQAAIRRGLKEGTVDIVIGTHLLLNPKVDFRDLGLLIIDEEQRFGVRQKERLRRIRSEVNVLVLSATPIPRTLYMALAGIRDISAIHTPPPGRKEVLTEVAEWDDGLIRSYVYRELNRGGQVFFVHNEIMSLGTVERRLRQILPDVEMVVAHGRLSSRQLAEIYLDFASGKYQMLLSTAIIESGLDLPNVNTIIVNRAERFGLADLHQLRGRVGRADMQAYALFLVSRRELVTADARKRLSALLAYSRLGAGYRLALRDMEIRGVGNLLGTEQHGHIARVGFNLYTRLLREAIAKLRGEHEPVEPKLDLNRTVFIPSEYIPDAFSRIAIYKRLLGVEDETELDELKAELIDRFGRYPPVIEELFTIARIRLLCRKRGVLEVKLRGEKATVITAEKTVTVDGGEQGLLEFLSQPAV; encoded by the coding sequence ATGCCCCCTTCGCATTTTATGGAGGAGATTCGGGAAAAATTTGCTTCGGACCCAGATCTTGACAATTTAATCCGGAAGTTGCAACCCGGGATTCGGGTAGCAGTTGGCACGCCACCGCCCGCTGTTCAAGCGCTTTTAGCGGGGACAGTGGCGCACCGGTTGCAAAAACCCACCGTGCTTGTGTGTGCCGATGAGGCCGGAGCTCATACCGCCTTTCAGGATATCCGCACCCTTTATCCGGACACCGAGGTGGTACTTTTTAATATCAATTCATTGGCGGCAGTGGAAGGACTGAAAAGGATAGGGGCAAAGTCGGCGGTTGTGGTTGCGGTCGCGTCTGAACTGGTTGCGCCGGCACCGGAATGGGCAACCGAAAACGGTATTGTCAAACTGGAGCCGGGTTTTGGTATCGGGCTTAATTTCCTTGTGCAGTGGCTGGAAGATGCGGGTTACGAACGGGTTGACCTTGTGACCGAACCGGGCGAGTATGCGGTGCGGGGTGGAATCGTTGATGTGTACGGGGAAAATCGGGAGTTGCCGCTGCGGGTCGAATTTGCCGACGATGTCGTCGTTTCGCTGCGGGAGTTTGAACCCCTTTCGCAGCGTTCGCGGCAGACGCTGGAGCAGGCGGTGTTGTTTACCCGGCAGCCGCCTGGTTTCGGAATGAGACCGGCGGCATCTTTGTTGCCAGCAGAGGCGGTGTTTATCGGTAGCGGGAACGAAATGCTCGGCAGCGGGACGATTGAATTTGTTGAGAGCGGGGTGGGTGAGGATTTGGGATATCAGCCGGCACCAAACTATATGGGTAATTTGAAGTTGTTACAGGAGGAGGTTGACCAATCCGATGATGAGTATTTCATCGTGGCGGTTTCCGAACATCACCGGCGCCGGCTGGAAAGTTTACTGGGTGATAAACCACGCTATCTGGTAGGCGGATTGAGTTGCGGGTTTGTCAATTCAAGGCGGGGTTGGGTTGTTTTGACCGAGCGGGAGATTTACGGCGCGCCGGTGGGCCGGCTGATACGACGCCGGTTTAAGGGCGTGCCGATTGACAATCTTCTGACACTGCGACCCGGTGATTATGTGGTTCATATCGATTACGGGGTCGGGATTTTTACCGGTACGAAACGGCTGGTGCAGAGCGGTGTGGAAAAGGACTATCTGGTAATTGAGTACGAGGGTAAGGACCGGGTGTATGTTCCGGTAGAGAACCTCGGGCTGATTGACCGTTATATCGGCGCCAATGACGAAGCACCCAAACTGGACCGGCTGGGCGGACGCTCCTGGCTTTTAGCCAAGGCAAAGGCGGCACGGGCGAGCGCCGCATATGCCGAGGAGTTGCTGGAGACTTATGCCCGGCGCGCAACCGCCCACACAACACCGCTCGTCGCTGATTCACCCTGGCTTGCCGAACTGGAGGCGTCGTTTCCCTATGAGGAGACACCGGACCAGTTGAAGGCGCTTGACGAGGTTCAGAAAGACCTTGCCCGTACGAAACCGATGGACCGGCTGGTGTGCGGTGATGTTGGTTTTGGTAAGACCGAAATCGCCTTACGGGCGGCTTTTCAGACAGTGGTGAATTTCAAACAGGTGGCGCTTTTGGCACCAACCACGGTGCTCTGTTATCAGCATTACCATACCTTCCGGCGGCGGCTGGAGCGTTTTCCGGTGCGGGTTGAGATGTTGTCAAGGTTTGTTTCACCGGCGCAGCAGGCGGCAATCCGGCGCGGGTTAAAAGAGGGTACGGTTGATATCGTCATCGGCACCCACCTTTTACTCAACCCCAAGGTTGATTTTCGCGACCTCGGGCTTTTGATTATCGATGAAGAACAACGTTTTGGTGTCCGGCAGAAAGAACGGTTACGCCGGATAAGGTCCGAGGTTAATGTCCTGGTGCTCTCGGCAACGCCGATTCCCCGTACCCTGTATATGGCGCTTGCCGGAATCCGGGACATTTCGGCGATTCATACACCGCCGCCGGGCCGCAAAGAGGTTTTAACCGAAGTGGCGGAATGGGACGATGGGCTGATTAGAAGTTATGTTTACCGGGAGTTGAACCGGGGCGGGCAGGTGTTTTTTGTCCACAACGAGATTATGAGTTTGGGCACGGTGGAAAGACGGCTCCGGCAAATTTTGCCCGATGTTGAAATGGTCGTTGCCCATGGCCGACTCTCGAGCCGGCAACTGGCGGAGATTTACCTTGACTTTGCCAGCGGCAAGTATCAGATGCTACTTTCGACCGCCATCATTGAGTCGGGGCTGGATTTGCCCAATGTCAATACCATTATCGTCAACCGGGCAGAGCGGTTTGGCTTGGCAGATTTGCACCAGTTGCGGGGTCGGGTGGGACGGGCTGATATGCAGGCTTATGCGCTGTTTCTTGTGTCGCGGCGCGAACTGGTGACGGCCGATGCCCGCAAGCGTCTCTCGGCGCTGTTAGCCTACTCGCGATTGGGTGCGGGGTACCGGCTGGCGCTGCGCGATATGGAGATTCGGGGTGTGGGCAACCTTTTAGGAACCGAGCAGCACGGTCATATCGCCCGGGTGGGTTTCAATCTTTACACCCGATTACTCAGGGAGGCGATTGCCAAACTGCGGGGCGAGCACGAACCGGTGGAGCCAAAATTGGACCTGAACCGCACGGTGTTCATTCCGTCCGAATACATTCCGGATGCATTCAGCCGCATCGCGATTTACAAAAGGTTGTTAGGGGTTGAAGATGAGACAGAACTCGATGAGTTGAAGGCGGAGTTGATCGACCGGTTTGGCAGGTATCCACCGGTGATTGAGGAGCTGTTTACCATCGCCCGCATCCGGCTCCTCTGCCGCAAGCGGGGGGTTCTTGAGGTAAAGTTGCGAGGCGAAAAGGCAACGGTCATCACCGCGGAAAAGACGGTTACAGTTGATGGCGGTGAACAGGGGTTACTTGAGTTCCTCAGTCAGCCCGCGGTCTAA
- the tsaE gene encoding tRNA (adenosine(37)-N6)-threonylcarbamoyltransferase complex ATPase subunit type 1 TsaE: protein MQPIVYETTDADATITLGERLASFLKPGAVVAFYGDLGAGKTTMIKGFARGLGVKEVVKSPSFVIITEYQGRLPVYHIDLYRIRSIDELLETGFDSYLGAEGVCLIEWAERAEKLLPKNTIRIKLTLIDQRRRIEITGLDRGLTEELK from the coding sequence ATGCAACCGATTGTCTATGAAACCACCGATGCCGACGCCACCATTACCCTGGGCGAACGCCTCGCCAGTTTCTTGAAACCGGGTGCGGTTGTTGCGTTCTACGGCGACCTTGGCGCCGGCAAGACAACAATGATTAAAGGTTTTGCCCGCGGCCTGGGGGTGAAAGAAGTCGTCAAGAGTCCATCCTTCGTCATCATCACTGAGTATCAGGGCAGATTACCGGTGTACCACATCGACCTCTATCGCATCCGCTCAATTGATGAACTTCTTGAAACCGGGTTCGACTCCTATCTCGGCGCCGAGGGCGTCTGTTTAATTGAATGGGCAGAACGCGCCGAAAAACTTTTACCGAAAAACACAATCCGGATAAAACTCACCCTTATTGACCAGCGCCGGCGCATCGAAATCACCGGTTTAGACCGCGGGCTGACTGAGGAACTCAAGTAA
- a CDS encoding acetyl-CoA C-acetyltransferase: protein MTIGKAKDTYIIGAARTAVGRFLGGLAALRAPELGAVAIKGAIERAGIKPEDVDGVIMGNVCPAGIGQAPARQAAVKSGLPVEVPALTVNKVCGSGMIAVALACQQIKAGDARLVIAGGQESMSNVPYYLKTLRGGQKMGDAQLQDGMIYDGIWDYFGDVHMGALGDFTAHNSNISREEQDRWAFRSHQNAVRAIKEGKFKAEIVPVQIPQKKGEPLIFDTDEGPRADTTLEKLASLKPVFTKDGTVTAGNASSINDGAAALAIAREDFVKERGITPLARIVAYATGSVEPKMLFYAPIKAVKTLLKVQGVDINYFDLIEINEAFAAQVLADGKELGWDESRVNVNGGAIALGHPIGCSGARILVTLIYALKDRGLKKGLAAICLGGGEAVAMSIELV, encoded by the coding sequence ATGACCATTGGTAAAGCAAAAGACACCTATATCATCGGTGCAGCACGCACCGCAGTCGGAAGATTTCTGGGCGGTCTGGCAGCACTGCGCGCCCCGGAACTGGGCGCAGTGGCAATAAAAGGTGCAATCGAACGCGCCGGCATTAAACCCGAAGATGTGGACGGCGTCATAATGGGCAATGTCTGCCCGGCTGGTATTGGCCAGGCACCAGCCCGTCAAGCCGCGGTCAAATCGGGCTTGCCGGTTGAAGTACCCGCCCTCACCGTCAACAAGGTGTGCGGTTCGGGAATGATTGCCGTTGCCCTTGCCTGCCAGCAAATCAAAGCCGGTGATGCCCGACTGGTGATTGCCGGCGGCCAGGAGTCGATGTCCAATGTGCCCTACTACCTGAAAACATTGCGCGGTGGTCAGAAAATGGGCGACGCCCAGCTCCAGGATGGAATGATTTACGACGGTATTTGGGACTACTTTGGCGATGTCCATATGGGCGCGCTCGGTGATTTCACCGCCCACAACTCTAACATCAGCCGGGAAGAACAGGACCGCTGGGCATTCCGGAGCCACCAGAATGCGGTCCGGGCAATCAAAGAAGGCAAATTCAAAGCCGAAATTGTCCCGGTCCAAATTCCCCAGAAAAAAGGTGAGCCCCTGATATTTGACACCGACGAAGGTCCCCGCGCCGACACCACCCTCGAAAAACTCGCATCCCTCAAACCCGTCTTCACCAAAGACGGCACGGTAACCGCCGGCAACGCCTCCTCAATCAACGACGGCGCCGCGGCGCTCGCCATCGCCCGCGAAGATTTCGTTAAAGAACGGGGCATCACGCCGCTCGCCCGCATCGTCGCCTATGCCACCGGCAGTGTTGAACCCAAGATGCTGTTCTACGCACCGATTAAAGCGGTCAAAACCCTGCTCAAGGTTCAGGGTGTTGACATCAACTACTTTGACCTGATTGAAATCAACGAAGCCTTCGCCGCCCAGGTTCTGGCGGATGGCAAAGAACTGGGCTGGGACGAATCCCGGGTCAATGTCAACGGCGGTGCCATTGCCCTTGGCCACCCGATTGGCTGCTCGGGCGCGCGCATCCTTGTGACCCTGATTTACGCCCTGAAAGACCGGGGACTGAAAAAGGGGTTAGCAGCAATCTGTCTCGGTGGCGGTGAAGCGGTGGCGATGAGTATCGAACTGGTTTAA
- a CDS encoding enoyl-CoA hydratase-related protein, translated as MDFNYLLCQEKESVYWVRFNRPPVNALNTEFVLEIEKLFDYLATREDITVIVLTGEGKAFIAGADIAEMSNFTPFQARQFARNGHRALNKIAQIEKVVIAAINGFALGGGCELALACDIRVIAEGAKIGQPEVNLGLLPGFGGTQRLARLVGPGSAKELIFTGDALDAQEALRIGLVNKVVKPEELIPFVETLTQKIAQKGPSAVRLAKMCINHGLDTDLNTGCAYEIEAFGLCFASGEPAEGTRAFLEKRKPNWQKGKE; from the coding sequence TTGGACTTCAACTATCTCTTATGTCAGGAAAAAGAATCCGTCTACTGGGTCCGATTCAACCGCCCGCCGGTAAACGCCTTAAACACCGAGTTTGTCCTTGAGATTGAAAAACTGTTTGATTATCTCGCAACCCGGGAAGATATTACGGTTATCGTGCTCACCGGTGAAGGTAAGGCGTTCATCGCCGGCGCCGACATCGCCGAGATGTCAAACTTTACCCCTTTTCAGGCACGGCAGTTTGCTCGCAACGGCCACCGGGCACTAAATAAAATCGCCCAGATTGAAAAGGTGGTGATTGCCGCCATCAACGGCTTTGCCCTCGGCGGCGGTTGCGAACTGGCACTCGCCTGTGACATCCGCGTTATCGCCGAAGGGGCAAAAATCGGTCAACCGGAGGTCAATCTCGGGCTTTTGCCCGGGTTTGGTGGCACCCAGCGTCTTGCCCGCCTTGTTGGCCCGGGCAGCGCCAAAGAGTTAATCTTCACCGGTGATGCCCTTGATGCCCAGGAAGCACTGCGCATCGGCCTCGTCAACAAAGTGGTCAAGCCCGAGGAACTTATCCCCTTTGTCGAAACCCTGACGCAAAAGATTGCGCAAAAAGGTCCGAGTGCGGTGCGCCTCGCCAAGATGTGCATCAACCATGGCTTGGACACCGACCTCAACACCGGTTGCGCCTACGAAATTGAGGCGTTTGGACTCTGTTTCGCTTCAGGCGAGCCTGCCGAAGGCACCAGGGCATTTCTCGAAAAAAGAAAACCGAACTGGCAAAAAGGAAAGGAGTAG
- the hypD gene encoding hydrogenase formation protein HypD, producing MRRKLPEQVLLQEVNRQVAELCRNRDGLKLMEVCGTHTMAISSSGIRRAVDPRLKLVSGPGCPVCVTEESDIDRAIGFAALKGVTVLTFGDMMRVPGTNGSLNDARAKGADVRVVYSPLDGLQMARQESEREFVFLGVGFETTAPTVAATVLEAEKLQVKNFSVLPLFKLIPPALKFIAARAQIRIDGLILPGHVSTVIGAQPYRFLVDRYRIPCCITGFEPRDILEGIFLLLQQIVKGPELTIQYRRSVRPEGNPQAKALMATVFKLVDANWRGIGKIARSGLGFKRRFARFDARQRFGVVAGKKSKRTGCACGDVMLGLKTPPECRLFARRCTPESPIGPCMVSSEGACAAYYRYER from the coding sequence ATGAGACGAAAACTGCCGGAGCAGGTGCTTTTGCAGGAGGTCAACCGGCAGGTAGCGGAGTTGTGCCGCAATCGTGACGGGTTGAAGTTGATGGAGGTCTGCGGTACCCATACGATGGCGATTTCCAGTTCTGGCATCAGGCGGGCGGTTGACCCGCGGCTGAAACTGGTTTCCGGTCCCGGGTGTCCAGTTTGTGTGACCGAGGAAAGCGATATCGACCGGGCGATTGGCTTTGCCGCTCTGAAAGGGGTGACGGTGCTAACTTTCGGCGATATGATGCGTGTGCCCGGGACGAACGGCTCTTTAAACGATGCCCGGGCAAAAGGCGCCGATGTGCGGGTTGTGTATTCACCGCTTGATGGGTTGCAAATGGCGCGGCAGGAATCGGAAAGGGAGTTTGTGTTTCTCGGCGTTGGGTTTGAGACAACCGCACCGACCGTGGCGGCGACGGTGCTGGAGGCGGAGAAATTGCAAGTCAAAAACTTTTCGGTGTTGCCGCTGTTCAAGTTGATACCACCGGCGCTAAAGTTTATCGCCGCCCGTGCCCAGATACGCATTGACGGGTTGATTTTGCCCGGTCATGTGTCAACGGTGATCGGGGCGCAGCCCTATCGGTTTCTGGTTGACCGTTACCGGATACCCTGCTGTATAACCGGGTTTGAGCCGCGCGATATCCTTGAGGGGATTTTTTTACTCTTGCAGCAGATTGTCAAGGGACCGGAACTGACAATTCAGTATCGGCGGAGTGTGCGGCCGGAAGGTAATCCCCAAGCAAAGGCGCTGATGGCAACGGTTTTCAAGTTGGTTGATGCGAACTGGCGGGGAATCGGTAAAATTGCCCGCTCCGGGCTGGGGTTTAAGAGACGGTTTGCCCGTTTTGACGCCCGCCAGCGTTTCGGGGTGGTTGCGGGCAAAAAAAGTAAGAGAACCGGCTGTGCGTGCGGTGATGTGATGTTGGGGTTGAAGACACCGCCCGAGTGTCGGCTCTTTGCCCGGCGGTGTACACCGGAAAGTCCAATTGGTCCGTGTATGGTCTCTTCCGAGGGTGCCTGCGCGGCATACTACCGTTATGAAAGATAA
- the hypE gene encoding hydrogenase expression/formation protein HypE — protein sequence MKDKKIFADQGLPPAFKSPPGEERIGLGHGAGGRKMHRLITELFVRYFGNPALNRLEDSAVVKLPAGTMCFTTDSYVVKPLFFPGGDIGKLAVCGTVNDLAVTGAEPQYLAVSFVLREGLTVKTLERVCRSMAATAKSAGVMVVTGDTKVIEGGGAVEEMFITTSGIGVRPRGLRLGLEFVRNGDIIVLSGGLGEHEAAVAIARGGYHFRAKLASDCAPLNRMIRAVLKTGGVRVMRDPTRGGLATTLNEFAHKTKFGFLIEEEAVPVKRAVKGVADLLGLDPLYMANEGKVVMVVAKEQADKVVRVLQRFPTGKEAKVIGEVIKEPAGVWLKTKLGAWRRILMLEAEQLPRIC from the coding sequence ATGAAAGATAAGAAAATTTTCGCCGACCAGGGTTTGCCACCGGCGTTTAAATCACCACCCGGCGAGGAGCGGATCGGGCTCGGGCATGGTGCTGGGGGCAGAAAGATGCACCGGCTGATTACGGAACTGTTTGTGCGCTATTTTGGCAATCCCGCGCTCAACCGACTTGAAGACAGTGCGGTGGTGAAATTGCCGGCAGGCACGATGTGTTTCACCACCGACTCTTATGTTGTCAAGCCGCTGTTTTTCCCCGGCGGCGACATCGGAAAACTGGCGGTGTGCGGGACGGTTAATGACCTGGCAGTAACCGGGGCAGAGCCGCAGTATCTGGCGGTGAGTTTTGTTCTGCGCGAAGGGCTGACAGTGAAGACGCTGGAACGGGTTTGCCGGTCAATGGCGGCGACAGCAAAAAGTGCCGGGGTGATGGTGGTTACCGGCGATACCAAGGTGATTGAAGGTGGCGGTGCGGTTGAGGAAATGTTCATCACGACGAGCGGCATTGGTGTTCGACCGCGGGGTTTAAGGTTAGGTTTAGAGTTTGTCCGGAATGGTGACATCATCGTGTTGAGCGGTGGTCTGGGCGAGCACGAGGCAGCGGTCGCCATCGCGCGCGGTGGTTATCACTTCCGGGCAAAATTGGCGAGCGACTGTGCGCCCCTGAATCGGATGATTCGCGCCGTGCTCAAGACGGGCGGAGTTAGGGTGATGCGCGACCCGACCCGGGGCGGACTGGCAACAACGCTGAATGAATTTGCCCACAAGACCAAATTCGGATTTCTGATTGAGGAGGAGGCTGTGCCGGTAAAAAGGGCGGTTAAAGGAGTGGCGGATTTGTTAGGTCTTGACCCGCTTTATATGGCGAACGAGGGCAAGGTGGTAATGGTGGTGGCAAAGGAGCAGGCGGATAAGGTGGTGCGGGTGCTGCAACGCTTTCCAACGGGCAAAGAGGCAAAGGTAATTGGTGAGGTAATAAAAGAGCCCGCGGGGGTCTGGCTGAAAACAAAGTTAGGCGCCTGGCGCCGGATTTTGATGCTGGAGGCTGAGCAGTTACCACGAATCTGTTGA
- a CDS encoding site-2 protease family protein, which translates to MAAASGVVSEGPVDINRVQRYMAVAAVEGNKIVGRIYEPVPENLAQLKRVFEEHGAVAYFEKIGDGHMITYGYAPQRKPVRIWVNILLLLATIGTTLFVGSLHAGKNPFQNPYNLLSGIPFSLGLILILGTHELAHYLTARRLGVDATPPYFLPVPHPMTGTMGAFIKIRSPVPSRSALVRVGVAGPLAGFLVAIPVSIVGIALSTVREVPPNAPLLRLGTPLIFEFISRLFHGRLPAGTDVVLHPLAFAGWLGMFVTALNLLPVGQLDGGHIAYAILGKKYRFFSYFIIAGLLLMGFFWLGWPFWAFLATALGLRHPPPLDDITPLNRTDIVLAIAALVIMVLSFTPAPFPAAGF; encoded by the coding sequence ATGGCAGCCGCATCTGGGGTGGTAAGCGAAGGTCCAGTTGACATCAATCGGGTGCAGCGCTATATGGCGGTTGCGGCGGTTGAGGGCAACAAAATTGTGGGCAGGATTTATGAGCCGGTGCCGGAAAATCTTGCCCAGCTGAAACGGGTTTTTGAGGAGCACGGTGCAGTTGCCTACTTTGAGAAGATAGGCGATGGGCATATGATAACCTACGGTTATGCGCCGCAAAGAAAACCGGTGCGCATCTGGGTCAACATCCTGCTCTTACTGGCAACGATTGGAACAACACTTTTTGTCGGGAGTTTACATGCTGGTAAGAATCCGTTTCAGAATCCTTATAATCTATTGAGCGGCATACCGTTTTCCCTTGGTTTGATTTTAATCCTCGGGACGCACGAACTGGCGCACTATCTCACCGCCCGGCGATTAGGGGTTGACGCCACGCCACCTTACTTTCTTCCCGTACCGCATCCGATGACCGGGACAATGGGTGCATTTATTAAAATCCGGTCACCGGTGCCGAGCCGGAGTGCGCTGGTCCGGGTTGGCGTTGCTGGTCCGCTGGCAGGATTTCTTGTGGCGATTCCGGTGTCAATCGTTGGTATTGCGCTGTCAACGGTGCGGGAAGTTCCTCCGAATGCACCGCTTTTGCGGCTGGGCACACCGCTTATATTTGAGTTCATTTCCCGGCTTTTTCACGGCCGATTACCCGCCGGGACCGATGTTGTTTTACACCCGCTGGCGTTTGCGGGCTGGCTGGGGATGTTCGTTACCGCACTGAATCTTTTGCCGGTAGGACAACTGGATGGTGGGCATATCGCATATGCCATATTAGGTAAGAAATACCGGTTTTTCAGCTATTTTATCATCGCCGGGTTGCTATTGATGGGCTTTTTCTGGCTGGGCTGGCCCTTCTGGGCGTTTCTGGCAACGGCGCTGGGTTTAAGACATCCGCCCCCGCTGGACGACATTACCCCACTTAACCGAACCGATATTGTCCTGGCGATTGCCGCCCTGGTGATAATGGTGCTGTCATTTACCCCGGCACCATTCCCTGCCGCGGGATTTTGA